DNA from Desulfarculus baarsii DSM 2075:
GGCTCCATGGTCTTGCCGAGCCTGGATCTGCGCAAGCGCTTCGGGGCCCTGGAGCTGACCTCCATCACCGCCTTTGTCGACACCAAATACGACATGCTGCTGGACCAGGACATGAGCCCATTGGACGCCATCATCCTGGATTATCAAGAGGACTATCAGACCTTCTCCGAAGAGCTGCGTATCGCCACCACCGACCAGAACGCGGTCTGGCAAGGCATGGCCGGCCTCTATCTGATGCATCAAAAGGGAACCTACGACATGGACTTCCAGTTCGGCTCCCAGGGCGCGTATTTTGGAAGTATTCCCGGCATGTATCAAAAATCAGACTCCGAGCTGACCACCGACAACGCGGCCCTGTTCGGCCAGGTGCAATACCGTCCCTGGGAAAAGGTTGAATTCACCGCCGCCCTGAGGATGGACTGGGAGCGGGTCAAGGTGGATTGGAACACCGCCTACGGCCTGAACGGGACCACATACGGCACGGACAAATATGACGCCGACCAGGATTGGCTGGCCCTGTTGCCCCGGATCAGCGCCGCCTATCTGCTCGCCACCGATCAGCGCATCTACGCCACCATCTACCAGGGCTATCGCTCCGGGGCCTATAACGTGCTCAGCACCAGCCGCGATGTCATCGAGCACAGCGTTGACCCGGAATACACCACCACCTATGAGGCTGGCTACAAGGCCGCCCTGTTCGACAAGCGGCTGAGTTTGCGCGCGGCGATATTTTACGTGGACTGGCGCGACATTCAGCTCTCCGTGGTCAAGGACGGCCTGGTGGTCCTGCAAAACGCCGGCAAGGCCCACAGCTATGGCCTGGAGACCGAGGTTGGCTGGCAGGTTCTGCCCGGCCTGAACATCCTGGCCTCGCTGGGGCTCATTTCGGCCGAATTTGATGAATACAACGGTCACTCCAGCGGCGAGAATCTTTCGGGCAACGATATCCCCAACACGCCCAACTATAAATTCGCCCTGGGCGGCGTCTATCGCCACGCCAGCGGCCTGTTCGCCCAGGCCAGCGCGTCGTGGATCGGCAAGAAATATCTGGAAGAAACCAACGGTTACCAGCAAGACGCCTATGTCTTGATCGACGCCAAAACCGGTTACGAGGCCGAGCGCTGGGCGGCTTACATCTGGGGTCAAAACCTGGCCGACGAGTTGTACGTGGTGCGCGCCCTGGATTTCTACGGCATGGGCTACTACGGTCGCACCGGCCAGCCCCTGGCGGTGGGCGTCGAACTGCAATGGCGCTTCTAGCGGCGGTCCGCCGGGGCCGCGCCAAGGGAAAAGAGGGCGTTGATGACTAGCATCTTGAGCAGGTTCATCGATTCGACGGCCAAACGGCCCCAGGGCAAGTGGGCGCGTCAATACTATGGCGAACCGAAAAGCCACATGAAGGCCTTTGCCCAGACCATGGAAGCCCTGGCCCCGCGGCCCGATGACGCGCACCTGGAGATCGGCTGCGGCGGCGGTTATTTCTTGGGCATGATCCAACCCAAGGTGGCTCGGGTGGCGGCCATCGATCACAGCCCGGAGATGGTGGAGGTGGCCCGCCGGGCCAACCACGACGCCGTGGCCGCCGGCTTGGCCGAGATCGTCCAGGGCGACGCCGAGCGCCTGCCCTGGCCCGACGACAGCTTCACCTGCTCGGCCAACACCTCGATGTGGTTTTTTCTGGAGCATCCCGAGCGGGTGCTGGCCGAGCTGCGCCGGGTGCTCAAGCCCGGCGGCCGCCTGGTCATCACCACCATACGCCGTTCGTGGTTCAACCGCCTGGTCTGGGCCCTTTACGGCCTGCGCCTTTACAGCAACCGGCAGATGGCGCGGATGCTGGGCGACAGCGGCTTTTGCGAGATCGAAGTTGTCTCCAAGGGCCTCATGGGCCAGATCGTCACGGCCCGCAAGCCGGCCGCGTCGGTCCAGGGCCAGGACAAGGCCAACCATGCGCGCCCATAGAAAATATATTCTGCTTTCGGGCCTCTACATCGCCCAGACTCTGCCCGGCCATTTTTTTGGCAACGTCCTTCCGGTGATCATGCGCGGCCAGGGGGCCAGCCTGGCCAGCATCGGTTTTTTGCAGATCATCGCCTTGCCCTGGCTGCTCAAGTTTTTGTGGGCCCCGCTGGTGGACCGGGCCACCGCCCCCGGCGGGCGCTATGCCAGGGTCATCGTGGCCTTGCAACTGATGTTTTGCCTGTGCACGGCCGCCTTGGCCCTGGTGGGCCTGGAGCGCCAGCTGCCCCTGGCGCTGGGCCTGATGGCCCTTTCCTATGTTTTCGCCGCCACCCAGGATATCGCCACCGACGCCCTGGCGGTGCGTTTGTTGAATGACGAAGAAAGGGGGCCCGGCAACGCCGCCCAGACCGGCGGCAACATGCTGGGGGCCCTGCTGGGCTCCGGCGGGGCGCTGATCGCCTATCAATACTTGGGCTGGGCCGGGGTCATGCTGGCGATGGCCCTGGCCCTGCTGTTGCCGCTGGCCCCCCTGGGTTGGCTGGCGTCAGCCATCCCGGCGCGGCCGGGCGCGGGCGGCGAGGCCGGCGCCACGGGCTGGTCGGGCTTTTTTCGCCAAAGGGGGGCCGGACGCTGGACGCTGATGATGCTGATCTCCTACGGCGGCAGCATGGCCTGCGTCATGATAACCAAGCCGTTGATGGTCGATCTGGGCTTTTCGGCGGCGCGCATCGGCCTGTTGACGGGCGTGCACGGCGTGGGCGTGGGCCTGCTGGGCGCGGTGGCCGCCGGCTGGCTGATCCCCAGGCTGGGCCGTCTGGCCGTGCTGCGCGGCGGTTGCCTGCTGGGCGCCGTGGCCGCCGTGGCCATGCTGCCCCTGGCCTGGGGCCAGACGGACACGGCCTATCTGCTGGCGGCCATTGGCCTGGGCGGCCTGGGGTTCGCCGCCACCATGACGGCCATCAACACCATCGCCATGGATTTCACCCGGCCGGGCCACGAAGGGGCCGACTACAGTTTGCAGATAGCCATCTCCATGATCGGCGGCGGCGTGCTGATGGGCTCCAGCGGCTGGCTGGCCCAGGAGATGGGCTATGACGGCGTGTTTTCGCTCTGCGGCGCGCTCTGCCTGGCGGCGGCGGGGCTGGTTTCGCCACTCTGCGGCCGCCAATTGGCGAGGCGCTCGGCGGGTGGGGTCGGGTTGCTCAGCCGCGCCGGGCGCGGAGATATTGGCCGGGCGTGAGCCCGAAGCGCCGCTTGAAGCAGCGGTTGAGGTGACTTTGATCGCAAAAGCCCGCCAGCAAGGCGGCCTCGGCGATGGAGCAGCCAGCGCCGAGCAACTCCCGCGCCCGGTCCAGGCGGGCCTGGCGCAACCACTCGAACACCGTCACGCCGTAGGCCTGCTTGAAGCAGATGTTGAGCTTGCCGTGACTCATGCCCGCCTCGCGGGCCATGTCGAGCAGCGACGGCTGATCGTGGAGGTTGGCGCCAAGCATTTCCAGCACCCGCCGCAAGCCGGCCCTGTCGGCCCGATCCATGGCCCGCGCCGGCCCGGCATGGCGGTGCGACTCGATGAACTGCTCCATCTGAAGTCCCAGCAATTCCAGTACCTTGGCCTCGGTGAACAGGCCGGCGCAAGGCGAGTCCCGGCGGATGGCCAGGATGTCGCGCAACACGGCGTTCATGGGGGCGGTTATAGTCGCGGGCAGCACGAAGCCGTTGGATGATCTCGCGCCCTTGACCAGATCGCGCAGTTGGTCGGGCAGGGCCGGGGAGATGTCTTCGGCCAACTGGCCGAAAAGCCGGGGAGAGACGTCCACCGACAGGCCCAGGACGTGGTCGCCCGCCTGGTAATGGCCCTGGGATATGGTGTGCGGCAGAAACAGCACCCCGCCGCGGCCGGCCAGGTTGGGCGAGTTGAAAAAACGCCTGCGCCCCTGGTCGATGACCGTGTGCACGCGGCCCTTTAGCATGTAGCCAAAGTGCAGGGCGGAGGCCTCGCGCGAAAAACGCAAGGTCATCTCGCCCGTGGGCCGGAAATCCTGGATGATCAACTCCAGGCCCTCCCGCAGCGGCACGTGCGTCAACGCGGCCGCGGCCATTTGGGTCTGGCCGTCGGTCGCGGCGAAGTTGACGCACGGCCAAGCCTCGGCGGGCGGCGTTGCCGCTGGCTCTTGCGCATCGCATGTGCATATCAAGTTAGACAACATATATTTTCTTGTATAAGACAAACAATTCGCCTATGTTTAGCCAAAAAAGCGCGGCCTGTCAAGCGCTCGCCGCGTTTGCGCCGGCCGTGACGCCACGGCGCGGCGGAGGGCGTCGCCGCCGATCGATCGGGCGGGCGATTTGGACAAAGGCGGCCGCTTGGGCCGCATCGGGCATGGTGGGCCAAAATGGGCGGCGAAGCGAAGGGGCTTGTGCGGCGCGGCGAGGAGAGTTCGCTGGCCGGGTTGGAGGAGTCGGGCGTTCCGGCGGGCGTAGAGGGCCAACTGATGGAGGTCAAGCCTGGGCTGCGGGTGGCGGCGGTGGATTGCCGTCCCCAGGATGACCTGCGCATCGAGTTTGAGACCGGCGAGGCCCCGCTGGAGTTTTCCTATTATCTCGCCGGCCGGGCGCGCTACCTGATCGACCATGAGCGCGGCGAGCACGCCTTTGTCAGCGAGGCCGGGCTCAACACCGTGGCGGCCTTCCCACGGTCGCGTGCGGTCATGGAGATCCCGGCGGGGGTCAACGCCCGCATGGTGGCCATTCACATCGAGGCCCATGTCATTGCCGACCATCTGGCCGAACGCCCCAACGCCGTCGTTCCCGAGTTGGCCCACGCCGCGGAAAACGGCGTGTTTCCCTATTGCTTTCGGCCGTCGACGATGCCGCCGTCCATGGCGATCGTGGCCAACCAGATCCTGTCCTGCCCCTATCACGGCGCCGTCCGGCGGCTGTTTTATGAAAGCAAGACGCTGGAGCTGATGGCCCTGCAACTGAGCCAACTGCTGGCCAGCCATCGGCCGACGGCGCATGCGCCGCTGAATCGCCAGGAAAGCGGTCGCATCCAGGCGGCCCGCAACATTCTCCTCGACGACCTGCAAAATCCGCCATCCTTGTTTCAGTTGGCCGGCGCGGTGGGCATGACCCACACCAAGCTCAACAAGGGGTTCAGGGATGTTTTCGGCACGACGGTTTTCGACTATCTGCGGCGGCAGCGCCTGGAGCAAAGCAGGCTGATGATCGACGCCGACGAGATGAACATGGCCGAAATCGCCTACGCCACCGGCTTCAGCAGCCCCAGCCATTTCGCCAAGGCCTTTCTGGCCTATTTCGGCGTCCAGCCCAGCGCCTACCTCAAGGAGGCAAAGGGCCGCCGCGGCGTCCGCCCGCGCTGACCCACCTTCCCGCCGCCTGGCTTTTCGCCGCGCCGTTCAGCAAATGACAGCAATATTTCAGCGGGTGTTAGACCGGCGCGGGGCATGCCTTGTAAATTGCCGGCCATGTCACGGGCGGGGCCCCGCGCGGCGCGGAGAGCCCGCCGTTCACGGCGATATCAGCGAAAGGCAACGTCATGAAACACACGCCGGAGGTGGCCCTGAGCTACGGCCCCCTGCATCAACTGGCCATGGGCCCGCTCAAGGCGGCGCTGCTGAACTGCGCCATCAAGCTGAAGGTTTTCGACCTGCTGAGCCAGGCCCGCGCCGCCGGGGAGGTGGCGGCCGCGCTGGGCCTGCACCCCGAAAACACCAGGCGCTTCCTGGACGCGCTGACCACCATCGACCTGCTGCGCAAACAGGGCGCGACGTATTGCAACCAGCCCATTGCCCAGGCCTTTTTGGTTTCGGGCTCTCTCAGCTCCGTGGCCGCCCTTTTGCTGCAGACGCAGAACGCCGGGCTCAACCCCTTGGACAAGCTGGAGCGGCTGCTGACCCATGGCCCGGACGCGGATGGCCAAGTGATGGATTTCGCCGACGAAAAGATCTGGACCAAGGAAGTCCAGTCGTCGGCCGGTTGGGTTTTCGGCGGCGTCGGGCCGCTCGTGGCCGAAATGGTGGCCGGCCTGCCCGGCTTCGCCTCGTTTGAAAAGATGCTCGACATGGGCTGCGGCCACGGCGCGTTCACCCTCTACATACTGGAAAAAAACCCCAAGCTGCACGGCGTGCTGTTGGATCGGCCGGCCGTGCTGGCGGCGGCCGCCGCGTTCGTCGACGCCTACCAGGCCGGCGACCGGGTGAGCTATCGGCCTGGCGATTACCTGGCCGAGGGCATCGGCGAGGGTTATGACCTGGTTTTCGCCAGCGCCACCCTGAACTTCGCCATCGGCAACCTGCCAGCCCTGCTGGGCAAGGTGTTGGATGCGCTGAAGCCCGGCGGCTGGTTCGTCAGTTTCCAAGACGGCATGACCAACCAACAGACCAAGCCGGAGACCATGCTCGGGGCCGTCATCCCCTCCATGATGATGGGACACGACTATTGCTTCCCGCAGGGCATGATCGCCAAGGCCGCCATCGACGTCGGGTTCCAATCGACCCGTTCTCGCACCGTCGACACGCCCATCGGCGCGATGGATATCGACATGTGCCAAAAGGGCGACCGCGGTTGCCCGCCAGAAACAAAGGAGAGCTGAAGATGTCCATATCCTCCGTGCTCGGATCGGCTTTTGGGTTGTTGGCCATCATGGCCTCGGCGATCGCCTGGGCGGGCCCGGCCATGGCCCAGGAGGCCGCCATGGATCTGGAGCCCGTGGTGGTGACGGCCGAAAAGCGCCAAACCACCCTGCAAGACGTCCCCGCCAGCATCTCGGTCTTCTCGGAGGCCGACATCAAGGACGCCAGGATTCAGACCATCCAGGATTTATCGCGATTGACGCCCAACATGTACATCGCCAACTGGGGCATCCGGGGCACATCCTACGTGTTCGTGCGCGGCGTTGGCTCCATCAACAACGAGCCGGCCATCGGCTACTACGTCGACGACGTGGGCTACATGGACGCCCGCGCCTTTGACGCCAACCTGTTCGACATCGAGCGCATCGAGGTCTTGCGCGGCCCCCAGGGCGCCCTTTACGGCCGCAACTCGCTGGCCGGCGTCATCAACATCATCACCAAAAAGCCCGACAACCAAACCCGCGCGGGCGCCGAGCTGACCGCCGGCAATTACAACAACTATCAGGCCGGCGCGCACGTGGCCGCGCCCCTGGTCGAGGACAAGCTCTTTTTGCGGATGGCGGGGTATTTCGAGACCAGGGACGGATATACCGAAAACGACTTCCTCGACCAGGACGTGGACCACCACCAGTCCTTCAACGGTCGGGCCCAGATGCGCTGGACGCCCAGCGACAAGCTCGACATATCGGCCAACATCGAAGGAGAGAGCGTCGACGACGGCGCCTTCCCCCTGGGCCGCCTGGCGGATTTGCAACGCAACCCCCACCACGTGGCCTACGACCACGAGGGCAAATACAAGCGCGACGCCTTCGGGCCTTCCCTGCGTGTGGTCTACGACGCGCCGTGGTTCCAACTGACCTCCATCACGGCCTACCGCGACTTTGACGACTCGGCCGCCAACGACCAGGATTTCACCATCTATCCCCTGATCACCGCCTATGAAGACATCGCCGACCGCCAGTTCACCCAAGAGCTGCGTTTCGCCTCGCCCGAATCCGACAGCGCCTTGAAGTGGCTGGTGGGCCTCTACGGCTTCAACAAGGACAAAACGCACCACCTGAACCTGAACTTCGCCCCGGACCTTTTGCTGCCGGGCATGTCGGTGGACCGCGACACCGACTCCGATTTGACCACCAACGGCATGGCCGTCTTCGGCCAGACCACCTACACCCTGTTCAAGAAGCTCGACCTGACCGTGGGGCTGCGCTACGACTACGAAAACAACGATATCCACCACGTCTTGTCCATGAGTTCCGGCGAGATGAACCTGGGCTCCAACAAGGTGGACGCCTCGGAAAACAACGGCGCGTGGCTCCCCAAATTCCAGGTGGCCTACCACTGGACGCCGCGCTTGATGACCTACGCCGGCGTGGCCAGGGGCTACAGGTCCGGGGGCTTCAACACCGCCTACGCCGATGAATCGGACATTCGTTTCGACCCCGAATACAGTTGGAACTATGAAGTGGGCCTGAAGACGGCTTGGTTCGAAAATCGGCTCATCGTCAACGCCGCCCTGTTCTACATCGACCTGCAAGACCAGCAGGTGGTGCAACTGCTGCCCTCGGCCGACACCGCCATCCGCAACGCCGGTCAATCGCGCAGCATGGGCATGGAGCTGGAGCTCAGGGCCCTGCTTTGCCAGGGCCTGACCCTGGACGCCGGTTTCGGCTACACCGACGCCGAATACACCGACTACCGCGATCCCTTGGCCGGAGCCGACTACTCCGGCAACAAGGCCGTCCTGGCCCCGGAATACACCTACAACCTGGCCCTGGAATATCGGCGGGGGATCAGCGCGGCGTGGGACGCCTTCCTGCGCGCCGAGCTAAACGGCGTCGGGCCCTTTTATTGGAACGACGCCAACACCCTCAAGCAGGATCCCTACCAGTTGGTCAACCTGAGCCTGGGGTTCGAGAGGGAGGCCTTCGACCTGGTGTTGTGGGCCAGAAACCTCTTTGACGAAAACTACGAGGCCGTGGCCTTCGAGTTTCCCGGCTCCGACCCCGTCGGTCAATCGGGCGACCCGCTCACCTTCGGGGCGACGGTGCGCGTGCGTTTCTGACGGCCCAGGCGTCCCTTGACGCGCATGAACGGCCCGGTCGACGCCCCTGGTCGGCCGGGCCCCATGTTTCGGTATGACTGGCGCCGGCAACCGTTGCCCCGGTGGCGCGCAAGGCGTGATGATGCTAAATAGCATTTAATATCAAAAAGATATTCGCGCCAAATTCCGGCAAGCCCCTTGCAAGGCCGCCCCACCAGACTCTTTGGTGGGCGAGGGGGGCATGGGCAAGGCGGCGGTCGTTTGTTTCGCGGCGATGTTGTCTAGTTATGGCTGCGCGGTCAGCGCGCCGCGTTCCGGCCGCGAGGCCGGGCCATTTTTGCGTGGTGGCGAGGCCGCCCAGGCGGCCCAATGGCTGCCGCTGGCCGTGGTCATTTTCGTGGCGGGCGTGGCCTTGGGCGTGGCGCTGGTGGTATGGGTCAGGCGTTGGCGACTGCGCCGCGCCCTACGGGCCGGCCAGGGCCGCGCGCCGGCCGGCGAACTGCAAAATCTGCAATTGTCACTGATGCTGTTGGAAAAGGCGGCTCAAGGCATCCGTTCGCGGCCCGCCGAAAAGGATCGCGCCGCCGCCGCGCCGCCGCGCCTGAAAATCCTCTAGGGTTGTCCGGCGTGGCTCAGGCGAACAGCGCCGCCGCCGCGTCGGCCATGGCCAAGCCGGCCGGCGTGGGCCGCAGCCGCTTGCCGTGCGCGGTGGCCCAACCGCGTTTGACCACTTCGGCCAGGGCTGGGCCGTAGCGGCCAGTCGGGTCCGCGCCCAGGAGCCGCGCCACCGCCGCCAGGTCCACGCCTTCCACGGTGCGCAGGCCCAGCATGAACAGCTCCAGGGCGCGCTGTTGGGCCGTCAGGGCCTCCTCGAAGGCCAGGGGCTGGCGGCCGGCGGCCACCTCGGATACGTAGCGGCCCACGTCGGCGTGAAAAGCGAAGCGCCGACCAGCCAGATGGCCGTGGGCCCCCGGCCCCAGGGCCAGGTAGTCGTGGCCGCGCCAGGTGTCCTGGTTGTGGCGGCATTGGCGGCCGGGCCGGGCGAAATTGCTGACTTCGTAACGTTGCAACGGCGTGGCGGCGAGGCGTTTCAGTAGCGCGTGCTCCATGGCGGCCAGCGCATCGTCGTCGGGCAGTGGCGGTCGGCCCTTGACGTAGCGTCGGCCAAAGGGCGTTTGCGGACCCAGGGTCAGTTCGTAGAGCGAAAGGTGATCGGTCTCCAGGGCGATGGCCGCTTCCACGTCGGCCACGGCCAGGGCCGCGTCCTGGCCGGGCAGGCCATAGATCAGGTCGACGCTCAGGTTTTTCAGGCCGGCGCGGCGGGCCTGTTCCACGACGCGGATGGTTTGCTCCGGGCCGTGGCGGCGGCCCAGGGCCTGGAGCAGGGCCGGTTGAAAGCTTTGCGCGCCCAGGCTCAGGCGGTTGACGCCACAGGCGGCGATCAGGCGCAGCTTGGCCGGGCCGAGCGTGCCGGGGTTGGCCTCCAGGCTGATCTCGGGGTTGGCCTCCAGGCCGATCGTCCGTTCGACGGCCTCCAGCAGGCCGCCCAAAAAGCGAACCGGCCACATGCTGGGCGTGCCGCCGCCCACATAGACCGTGGCCAGGCGGCGGCCTTCGGCCATCTCCGCCACGGCCGGCAGATGATCCAGCATGGCCCTCGCCAGGGCTTGGGCCGCGGCCGCGTCGAAGGGTTGGGCGAAAAAGTCGCAGTAGGGACAGCGGCCGGGGCAAAAGGGCAGGTGAACATAGAGCCCCAGGCCGGCCGCCGGTTCAGGGGGCGCTGGGCGCATCGATTCGCGTCAGTTGGCGGGCGGTGATGGCGACGTTGGCCCGGCCGCCGTGGGCCATGACGATTTCGTAGCGGCCAGGCTGGAGGGCGATGGTCTGGCCGGTGTGGCCGCGGCCCAGATTTCGGCCTTCAGTGTCGTGGACGGCGTAGGGCCTTGGCTCGCGTCCGGGTTCGAAAAACACCAGCAAGCCGCCCACGGCCGGCAGCTCCAGGATGCGCTCGCCGCCGGGCGGAGTGGCGGCCTTGGCGCGCAGGGGCGGGATGACCTGGGCGATCACTTCGTAGTCGCCCGGCGGCAGGGGCAGGGGGCTCTGAGTGCGGCCGGCCCAGCGGCGGGGGGCCTGGGCCGGGCCGATGGCCGTCAGCGGAGCGCGCCAGGGGCCGTCGGGGCCGGGCAGGTTGACCCTCAGCCGCCCCCACGGGCCCAGGGTGAGGGTCATGGCCTGGCCGGCGGCCAGATCGGCTCGCCAACTGGTGGGCGGCTTGATCACCTGGATGATCATCTCGCCGGCCGCCGCCTGGATCGTGACCGGCAGGGCTTGGTTGGTGGCCAGCAGGCGGCCGCCGGGGGCCGAGGTGACGTTGACCAGCCAGGGCAGATCCTGGCCGTTTTCACCCTTGGCCTCGAGGGTCAGGCGGCCCGTGCCGCCGGCGCGGACGATGGTCTGGCCGCGGCTGGCCACGCGAGCGATCTGGGGCGGTTGGCCCGGGCCGATGGCCGAGTCCTTGGGCCAAACCAGGGCGTAGGAGCCGGGCGGCAGTTGGGCCGGGCGATTGGCCAGGGCCGGCCGGCCAAACTTTTCACCGCCGCCGGGGTGCATTATTTTATAGGTCAGCTCGATGGGGCGGTTGGCCGCGTCGTGGACGACGGCCAGCAGGCTGGCGGGGCTGAGGGCGGCCTGGGCGGCGCGGTGCAGCACCAGGCGGGCGCGGTTGGGCGCCTCCACCGCCAGCAGCTTGCCGCCGCCCAGCAGGGTGACGCGCATCAGGGCCGGGGCGAGCGCTTTGCCCGGCCCCATGGCCACGACATGGGTGAAAGGCCCGTCAGCGCCGGGTGGGTCGCCGGCCAAGATGGCTTGATCCAGCCCGCCGGCCTGGCCCGAGCAGATCAACACCACCGCTCCCGGCCGGCCGCCGGCGGCCCAGGCCAGGGCCCTCCGCATGGCCAGGGCCAGGTCGGGCCGGCCATGGGCCGGCGGCTTGACCAGCCGCGCGCGTTTCAGCGCTTGGGCCGTGGCCGGGGCGATCAACTGGGCGGCGTCATCGGGGCCGGCGGCCCAGACCGCGGCTTCGGCCGTCAGGGGCAACGCCGCCAATTCGCGGCCCAGGGCCTCGGTGGCCGCTTCCAGGCGGGTCTGGCCATGCCAGGGGCCGGCCATTTCCATCGAGGCCTCTAAAATGAAAGCCACGCGGGGTTTGGCCTCCGGCGCGTCTGCGGCCGTGGCCGCCGCCGGCCAGGCCAGCAGCAAAAGCGCCGTCAACAGCCATGGCGCGGAGTGGCGGAAGGGCTTTGGGAGGAACCGAAGCTGCAAAATCACCCCTTCCGCATCTGGGTTTAACGCCTTGCCTGGCATAACAATAATCACCTTTGACCGGCCTTGGCAACAACGGCTCGCTAAAAAAAGGCCTTGACGCGGGCCATAAGGGTGGTTAGCTTCCTATGCCCATGGACCTGGATAACGCCGCATTGAGCCGCGAGGAGCTGCTGGACTGGCTGGGCTTGCGCCTGATCCCCGGCGTGGGTGGGGTGACCTTTGCCCGGCTGCTGGACGCCTTTGGCCGGCCGGGCCGGGCCCTGGGCGCGCCGCTGGAGGCCTTGTCGGCCGTGCCGGGCCTGCGGCGGACGCTGGCCGAGGCCATCAGCCGCCGCGCCTGGAGCGAGGAGCCAAGCCTGCAACTGGAGCGCTTGGCCGAAGTGGGCGGCCGGGTGATCACCCTGGCCGACCCGGAATATCCGCCGCTTCTGGCCAACGCCTTCGCCCCGCCGCCGCTGTTGTTCGTTCGGGGCGACCTGGGGCCTTGCCGCGAGGGCGGGGTGGCCGTGGTCGGCTCGCGCAATATGACGACCTATGGCCAGCGCATGGCCGCCGAATTGGGCCGTGATTTGGCGAGGGCCGGCCTCAGCGTGATCTCCGGCCTGGCCAGGGGCGTCGACGGCCAGGCCCACCGGGCGGCGCTGGAGGCCGGCGGCCACACGGTGGGCGTGTTGGGCTGCGGGCTGGACGTGGCCTATCCGCCCGAACACGCCGGGCTCATCGAACGGATGGCCGGCCAGGGCGCGGTGGTCAGCGAGTTTCCCATGGGTTCGCCGCCGGCCCAGGCCAATTTTCCGGTGCGCAACCGCATCATCGCCGGGCTGAGCCGGGCGGTGGTGGTGGTCGAGGCGGGCCTGCGCAGCGGCGCGTTGATCACCGCCCGCCACGCCCTCGAGGAAAACCGCGAGGTCTTCGCCGTGCCCGGCCTGGCCGGCCTGGCCAGCAGCGCCGGCTGCAACGAGCTTTTGCGGCGCAACGCCGCCCAGCTTCTGGAATCGGCCCAGGACATCCTGGCCCCCGGGGCCCTGGGGCGGGCGCCATCGCCGGCCCGGCCCCGCGCCCTGCTGAGCCAGGACGACGGCCTGCTGCCCGAGGAACGCGCGCTCTTGGCCCTGGTCGGCCCCGAACCCACGCACGTCGACCAGTTGATCCGCCGTAGCGGACTGGACGCCCAAAGCGTGGCCCATCATTTGTTGAATCTGGAATTGGCCGAGCGGGTGCGACAGCTCGCCGGCAAAAGATACGAGTTGGCCTAGTAATGCCCAAGAACCTGCTTATCGTCGAATCGCCAGCCAAGGCGCGCACCATCGGCAAATACCTGGGCCCGGACTTCATCGTCAAGGCCTCGGTGGGTCACATCGTCGATCTGCCGCCCAGCGAGCTTGGCGTCGACCTGGAAAACGGCTTTCAGCCCCATTATCGGGTGATCAAGGGCAAGGACAAGGTCATCAAGGAGCTGCGCGCCGCCGCGGCCAAGGCCGGCGAGATATTTCTGGCCCCCGACCCCGACCGCGAGGGCGAGGCCATCGCCATGCACATCGCCCAGCAACTGGGCCGGCCCCTGGAAAGCTATCACCGCGTGCTCTTTCACGAGCTGACCAAAAGCGCCATCGCCAAGGCCGTGGCCGCGCCGGCCAAGATCGACGTCGATCGCTACAACAGCCAGCAGGCCCGCCGCGTGCTCGACCGCCTGGTGGGCTATCAAATCTCGCCGCTGTTGTGGGACAAGGTCAAGCGCGGGCTCAGCGCCGGGCGGGTGCAGTCGGTGAGCCTGCGCCTGGTGGTCGAGCGCGAACGGGCCATCCAGGCCTTCGAGCCCCAGGAGTATTGGACGGTCACGGCCATGCTCCAGGGCCAGCAACCGCCGCCCTTCGCCGCCCGCCTGGCCCGCCTGGCCGGCAAGAAGTTCGACCCGAAAAACGAAAAAGAGGCCATGGCCGGCGTGACGGCCATCCAAGGCCAGCGTTTC
Protein-coding regions in this window:
- a CDS encoding TonB-dependent receptor, with product MLWAAVGGGLAVAAEDAAAPADQQAHELEAVMVTADKTTSKDVNDLPMSVSVIDEEELGDYQIDQVDQLTNFLPNVNYLKTGSHWTEVSFRGMGAMSNMVYTSYSSLDGVSLPYVGSDAFFDVQRIEVVRGGVGSLFGRNTHAGHLNIITNDPGDTLNAHATARYGSFNTYEVDGAVGGPVNEKVGFRLAARYSGTDGWIENDYYNRDDTNDGSQASGRAKVVFSPSDACDATFSLNLDRFDSANDNYANVDGGGTIHTLNNLLGHDNGSMVLPSLDLRKRFGALELTSITAFVDTKYDMLLDQDMSPLDAIILDYQEDYQTFSEELRIATTDQNAVWQGMAGLYLMHQKGTYDMDFQFGSQGAYFGSIPGMYQKSDSELTTDNAALFGQVQYRPWEKVEFTAALRMDWERVKVDWNTAYGLNGTTYGTDKYDADQDWLALLPRISAAYLLATDQRIYATIYQGYRSGAYNVLSTSRDVIEHSVDPEYTTTYEAGYKAALFDKRLSLRAAIFYVDWRDIQLSVVKDGLVVLQNAGKAHSYGLETEVGWQVLPGLNILASLGLISAEFDEYNGHSSGENLSGNDIPNTPNYKFALGGVYRHASGLFAQASASWIGKKYLEETNGYQQDAYVLIDAKTGYEAERWAAYIWGQNLADELYVVRALDFYGMGYYGRTGQPLAVGVELQWRF
- a CDS encoding class I SAM-dependent methyltransferase — translated: MTSILSRFIDSTAKRPQGKWARQYYGEPKSHMKAFAQTMEALAPRPDDAHLEIGCGGGYFLGMIQPKVARVAAIDHSPEMVEVARRANHDAVAAGLAEIVQGDAERLPWPDDSFTCSANTSMWFFLEHPERVLAELRRVLKPGGRLVITTIRRSWFNRLVWALYGLRLYSNRQMARMLGDSGFCEIEVVSKGLMGQIVTARKPAASVQGQDKANHARP
- a CDS encoding MFS transporter yields the protein MRAHRKYILLSGLYIAQTLPGHFFGNVLPVIMRGQGASLASIGFLQIIALPWLLKFLWAPLVDRATAPGGRYARVIVALQLMFCLCTAALALVGLERQLPLALGLMALSYVFAATQDIATDALAVRLLNDEERGPGNAAQTGGNMLGALLGSGGALIAYQYLGWAGVMLAMALALLLPLAPLGWLASAIPARPGAGGEAGATGWSGFFRQRGAGRWTLMMLISYGGSMACVMITKPLMVDLGFSAARIGLLTGVHGVGVGLLGAVAAGWLIPRLGRLAVLRGGCLLGAVAAVAMLPLAWGQTDTAYLLAAIGLGGLGFAATMTAINTIAMDFTRPGHEGADYSLQIAISMIGGGVLMGSSGWLAQEMGYDGVFSLCGALCLAAAGLVSPLCGRQLARRSAGGVGLLSRAGRGDIGRA
- a CDS encoding AraC family transcriptional regulator; this encodes MAAAALTHVPLREGLELIIQDFRPTGEMTLRFSREASALHFGYMLKGRVHTVIDQGRRRFFNSPNLAGRGGVLFLPHTISQGHYQAGDHVLGLSVDVSPRLFGQLAEDISPALPDQLRDLVKGARSSNGFVLPATITAPMNAVLRDILAIRRDSPCAGLFTEAKVLELLGLQMEQFIESHRHAGPARAMDRADRAGLRRVLEMLGANLHDQPSLLDMAREAGMSHGKLNICFKQAYGVTVFEWLRQARLDRARELLGAGCSIAEAALLAGFCDQSHLNRCFKRRFGLTPGQYLRARRG
- a CDS encoding helix-turn-helix transcriptional regulator — translated: MGGEAKGLVRRGEESSLAGLEESGVPAGVEGQLMEVKPGLRVAAVDCRPQDDLRIEFETGEAPLEFSYYLAGRARYLIDHERGEHAFVSEAGLNTVAAFPRSRAVMEIPAGVNARMVAIHIEAHVIADHLAERPNAVVPELAHAAENGVFPYCFRPSTMPPSMAIVANQILSCPYHGAVRRLFYESKTLELMALQLSQLLASHRPTAHAPLNRQESGRIQAARNILLDDLQNPPSLFQLAGAVGMTHTKLNKGFRDVFGTTVFDYLRRQRLEQSRLMIDADEMNMAEIAYATGFSSPSHFAKAFLAYFGVQPSAYLKEAKGRRGVRPR